The nucleotide sequence GGCCGGTGGTTTTTGGCGGCGTGGAAGTGCCCGGTGGCACGTATGCCCTCTACACGGTGCCCGGTAGTTCAAAGTGGGAGGTGATCCTCTCGCGTAACACAGAGTTGTGGGGGTCCTACGGTTATGTGCCCGACCAAGAGGTCGCACGGATCGAAGCGAAGCCCATCAAGACCGCTGAATCCGTCGAATCACTGACCCTGTCGATCGATGGCGTCGATGCTGATGCGGCGACGCTCAACATCGCTTGGGAGCGCGTCCGGGTTTCGGTGCCTATTTCGGCGGATACCCAACCGGTGCTCATTCCGCAAATCGAGGCGGTGATGGCCAGCGACGCGGAGAAAAAACCATATTTTGCCGCCGCCATGTATCTGTATTCCAAGGGCGTCATGTTGGACCAAGCCGCGGAGTGGATTGGCATCGCCGCCGCGCAGCAGCCCGACGCGTTCTGGCTCACGTATCGCCAGGGCCTCGTGCTGGAAGCAGCGGGCGACAAGGTGGGCGCGATCGCCGCTGCCGAAAAATCCCTCGCGAAAGCGCAAACGCAGGAAGGCGAAATCAAGGCAGAATACACGCGGCTCAACGAGCAACTCCTTGCCCGTCTCCAGCAATAAACCGCATCGGGTCGGGTTCGTTTAGCCACGAATGCATACGAATGGCTGCACCATCGTTTCGTTTTTCCGCAATCTTACCTGTTTGGGATTTTTATTCTGCCGCTTGAAAACCCCTCAACCCTGCGTTGCTCCGACTTGCTGGCGCAAGCGGTAGCGCCGCCTCTTCCTGTCTATTAGTGGTTCCCTCCCTCCCTCTCTCGTGTGTTTTCCCAAATTCCCCCTGTTCCTTCGAATGTTCACTCCGCTGGCCGTGCTCGGCACCATGACGCAGGCTCAAACCGCGCCACCGAGTGCGGGGGTGATTTTGGAGGACCTCGAACGGCTGCGCGAAACGGCGCGCGTGCTTTATGTGGCCGCGCATCCTGACGACGAAAATACGCGGCTCATCGCCTACCTCGCCAACGGCCGGCACTACCAAACCGCCTACCTTTCGCTCACGCGCGGCGACGGCGGGCAGAATCTGATCGGTCCGGAGTTGCGCGATGCGCTGGGCGTGATCCGCACGCAGGAGCTGCTGGCGGCGCGGCGCATCGACGGGGGGCGCCAGTTTTTCTCCCGCGCCAACGATTTCGGGTATTCAAAAAGTGCTGACGAGGCATTGAGCGTGTGGGACCGGCAGGAGGTGCTGGCCGACACCGTGCGCGTGATCCGCGAGTTTCGCCCCGACGTCATTGTCACGCGATTTTCTCCGACCCGCGGCGGCACCCATGGGCATCACACCGGTTCGGCGGTGATGGCCGTGGAGGCGTTCGCATTGGCGGGCGATCCGCAGGCATTTGCCGATGAGCTGGGTCATCTCGAACCGTGGCAACCGCAGCGCGTGGTGTGGAATGCGTGGAGCTGGGGCGGCGCGGTGCACGAGGGCGCTTTGACGATGGAAGTCGGGGGCTACGATGCCGTGCGCGGGGAGTCGTTTGGGGAGATTGCGGCGCGCTCGCGGTCGCAACACCGGAGCCAGGGCTTTGGGTCGGTCGGCAGTCGGGGCAATGCCGCAGAACAGTTCGTGCATTTGGTGGGTGACGAGGCGACGACGGATTTGATGGATGGCGTCACCGATACCTGGACCCGTTATCCCGGCGGCGATGCGATCGCCATGGCGTTGGATGCGATTCTCCACGGCTTCGACCCGCGTCATCCCGGTCAAAGTGTGTCGGCATTGCTGGCCGTGAAAAAAGCCCTGACCGCTCTGCCGCCGAACGACGTATTTGTGGCGGAAAAACACGCGCAGCTGGACCAGGTTCTCGCCGCTTGTCTGGGGCTCTATGCGGAGGCAACGGTCGAAAACGCCCGGGTCGCACCGGGAGAGCCGCTCAAGCTCACGCATGCGGTGGTGTGGCGCCAGGCGACTCCGGTCGCCGTGACTTGGCAGAGCGTTCGCTACCTCGCGGACGACGAAACTGTTCCGGTCGGCCGGGTGTTGCAATTGAATGAAAACGAAACCCTGGAGGTTACGCGTAACCTTCCAGTGGATACGGCGTTGACGCACCCGTATTGGCTGGAGTTGCCCAGCACGGCGGGCATGGCGCAAGTGGCGAATGCTTCGCTCATCGGCACGCCGGAGAACGAGCCCGCGTATGCGATGGTCTATACCTTCGAGGTCGGCGGCGAAACGCTCGCGGTCCCGGTGGCGCCGGTGCAGGTCACCCGCGACCGGGTGCGCGGCGAGCTGCGCGACACGTTGCAAGTGATCGCACCGGTCGCGGTTTCGTTCACGCAACATCTGGAGCATTTCAAGCCCGGGGAAACCCGAACCATAACGGTGCAAGCCACCTCTGCGCGGGCCCATGTGGAAGGTGTCCTGAGTCTCGATCTGCCGACGGGTTGGACGGCGACGCCGCTTCGGCAGGAGTTTGCCTTGTCGGCGGTGGGGGATCGCACGGAAGCGGCCTTTGCCGTGACGGCGCCCGAGGGCACCACATCGGTTAAACTGGGGGTTCACGCCATCGTGGGTGGTCGCCGCTTTGATCGCGACCCGCAGGTGGTGGCCTATGATCACATTCCGGTGCAAATGCTGCAGCCGACCGCAACGCTGACGGCGATGAGTTTCGATCTGAAAATCCGGGGCGACCGCGTCGGCTTCCTGCCGGGGGCCGGAGACACCACGGCCGAAGCGCTGACATTGATGGGCTATGATGTGACCGTCTTGACCGAGGCAGATCTCACGGCTGACGGACTGGCCGGATGGGATGCGGTGGTGCTGGGTATTCGTGCTTTCAATACGAGAGCGGAACTGGCCGACCACCGCGCGGCGCTGTGGGACTATGTGAAAGCCGGGGGCAACGTGATCGTGCAATACAACACGAACGGCGGACTGCCCGACGGGAGTCTCGGTCCCTACCCGTTGAGCATTTCGCGCGACCGCGTGACCGATGAGACGGCGGCGGTCACGCTGCTCGATCCGGCGCACCCGGCCATGACCGGACCGAACCGGATTACGGCGGCCGATTTCGACGGCTGGGTGCAGGAGCGTGGTTTGTATTTCCCGAATGAGTGGGACGCCGCCTACACGCCGTTGCTCAGCATGGCCGATCCGGACGAAGCCGCTACCCAGGGTAGTCTCTTGGTGGCCAAACACGGTGACGGTTACTTCGTCTACACGGGATTATCATTCTTCCGCGAGCTGCCCGCTGGTGTGCCCGGAGCCTATCGGTTGCTGGCAAATCTCGTGTCGCTCGAGTGAACTCGGGCATGCCCTGAAGATTGTCGCGACGCCGTCTCTCGCTTCATTAGGGGCGCTTGATCAGAGCCGCGATTGCCGTGCCGCAGCCAAATCCGGCGACGTGGGCGAGCACATCGGTTTGCGCGTCGCCGGCGCCGTAGAGACCCAGGATTGCCAACCCGGCGGCGGCGGGAATGAGGAGGGGACGCCAGCGCCCCGGTTGTCCCCGACGACGCAGGGCCCGGCCCGTGAGCAATCCGAGCCCAGCGAACACCGTGGTGGACGCACCGATTGAATGGTGGCCGCCGGAAAGGGCGATGATGGCTACAAGCGCGTTGGCCAGAACGGAGGAACCAAGCAGGCGCGCCCACGCGGACCAGAGGGGTTCGAGACAAAACCAGGTGCGCAGAATGAACCAACCCGAGATCAGGTTGGAGACCATGTGCCCGATGTCGGCATGCAGAAAAAGCGCCGTAAAAGGACGCCAGAGTTCGCCTGAGTGCCAAACCGCCCGGGCGTCGAGCATCCCCCAGTCGGTGATACCGGGGGCGATTTGTTGCATGCGATATACCCACACGATGGCCAGTCCCCACAGGAGGGGAGGAAACAGTCCGCGGTGAGGATTGTCGGGCGTTGGTTCCACGGGCGCACGGGGTGGCCAATAGGCGGATTCGCGTTCAAAGCGGGCGAGTTGCTCGCGCACGATCGCGGCCGATGCCGGTGCGACAAGCAGGATCTGGCCGCCGGGGCGGACTGCTTCGGGGTCGGGTTCCAGCCAACACGCTTCGCCCATCGCCAGCGCCACCAAGCTGCGCTCCTGCGCCGCTGGGTGGCTGGCGTAGCGCCCAACGACGATGCGATCGTCCGGAGCCTCGTCATCCGTGAGGTTGGCGGCATCGAGTGGTGGCTGGTCGTCCCGGGTCATCGGCAAAGTCCCACCGTGACATGAAGTCGGGCGGCTGGCGAGTCCGCCGACCGGTCTCGGTTGTATTCAAATAATGATCACACTCTGAAAGGCTTTGGCGGCGTGGGGGACCTCGGATCTGCACAAGTTCGTCAACGGAGACAAAACCCGTCACCCCGAAGACCTCGCGCTGATTGACCGGACGGTCGACCCGCGGTATCGATCTGGTGCCGTGGTTTACGCTGCCTCCATACGGTGCGGCGCCACGCGAATTACCCACACGATTCTCCCCCCTTTGACGTATGAAGTATTTCGGTTTTACCGCCCTTTCACTTGGTTTCACGCTGCTGGGCTCTGTGCAGGCGGCGACTGACGCGCCGCTTTCGGAGTTCGGTCTGAGTTTCGTTCCGGACTACACCTTTGAAGGTTCCAGCCTAAGCGGTTGGCGCGCGTGGGGCGATGCTGACTGGCAGGCCAGTGACGGCGAAGTCCTGGGCCAGGGTGGCCCGAAAGGCGGCTGGTTGGTCTTCGAGCGCGGGCTGCAGGACGTGGGGATTCACGCCAAATTCAAGGCCACCGTTGGCACGCAGGTCGGGGTGTTGTTGCGCATCGAGCCCGTCGACGCGGGTTACCGGGGCGTGTTGCTGGAGCTGGCGGGCGAGGAAATCGCATCCTTCAGCGTCGTGCTCGATAACGATGGAAATGAAATCAACCGCGAGGAACTGCGCTACGCTGGTGGCATCATGTATCGCATGGCGCCCCCGCCCGACGAGTCGGGTCGCCACCGCAATCGGCCACGCGCGGAGCCGCCCGCGGATTTACCGGTGACGGCGCCCGATACGAGTTACCGCGTGGACGACTGGAACCAGATCGAGACCTTTTTGGAGACCAATGTCATTCGCAGTTTTCTGAACGATGGCCGGGAAGTCGGTGGCGCAGTGGGCGGTGACGCGGCGTTGACCGGTTTCGGACCGATCGCGCTCCGGGTCGGGGGCACTGGGGAGGTGCGTTTCAAAGACGTGATGGTGAAGGATATCGCGTTTCGGCAAACTCCGGCCGAGACGACTTCGCCGCAGTTTGAAGTGCAGCGGGTCAGTGAGTTTTACTACTCATGGGGTTCGGCGGCCGCCGATTTCAACCGCGATGGGCACATCGATGTCGTGGCGGGCCCCTACGTTTATTACGGCCCGGAGTTCACGGATTTTCGTGAAATCTATGTGGCGGTGGCCAAGGGGCCGTCGCAGGAGTTCGTGGCCGACAACCATCAGTTCGCGCACGACGTCAATGGCGATGGTTGGCCGGACGTGATCAGCGGGTGGACGAACCCGGCCGTTTACCTCAACCCGCAAGGCGAGTCACGACGCTGGGCCAAGTATAACCCGATTCCCCGCACCCAGAGTGAGACCACCTTGTTCACCGACATCGACGGCGACGGTCGGCCGGAGTTGGTCTACGCTTCCGGGCAACAATTTCGCTACGCCAAACCGGACGCGTCGGAAAGCTGGACCGAGATCAATATTTCCGAAGCAGGTTACGCCTTGTCGCACGGCATCGGCACGGGCGACATCAATGGCGATGGCCGTGTCGATATCCTCGGCGCGACCGGCTGGTGGGAACAGCCGGAGAGTCTGAACCCGGACAAGACGTGGGCCTACCATCCGGTGGCGTTTGGTCGTTATGGCAATCGCTCCGGCAACATTGGCGGATCAGTCATGGCCGTTTACGACGCGAACGGCGACGGGCTGAACGACGTGGTCACCAGCCTCAACGCGCACGGCTTCGGGCTGGCGTGGTATGAACAACAGCGCGAGGCGGACGGCGCGATCACCTTCGTGCGCCACATGATCAGTGACGACTATTCGCAACCCAGCGCGGGCGGGGTGACGTTTTCGCAAGCTCACGCCGCGACCTCTGCGGACCTCGATGGCGACGGCATGATGGAGTTCATCATCGGCAAACGCGCCTTCACCCATCTGGACAACCTCTACGATCCCGATGCTTACGGGCCGCCGGTGTTGTATGCGTATCGCGCGGTAAGAAACACCGACGCCCCCGGCGGGGCCGAGTTCGTGCCGGAGTTGATTCACAACCGCTCTGGCGTGGGCTCGCAGATCACGGCTCTCGATCTCAACGACGACGGTGCGGTCGATCTGCTCACCTCGAACAATCGCGGCACGTTCATTTTTTGGAACAAGCGAGCGGCGAAATAGCGCCCGAGAAATCGGCCCCCAAAAAAACCCCTCACGCGATACTGCATCGGATGAGGGGGGCGGGGTCGAAGCAGTGTGTGCGCTCCGGGGGGACGACCGTTAGTTGTTGTGCGGCACTTTGGGGGGGAGGTCCCGCATCAGGGCGGCGTCCGTTGAGTCGGTGGCGTGGCTGGTCACGGCGCCGGGGCTCGACTGGTTGCTGAGGGTGTTGACGGGGGTGATCAGGCCGGTGGTTCCGTCCATTTCAAAGACCGTCCACAGGTTGCCGACCTGACCGGTGGGCACGCGGAACCGACCGACTTCGCCCGAGCCGGCGAACACCCGCACCAAGGCGTCGGAGTTGTTCGACATGACCGTGCTGGTGGTCGACGAAAGAGCGGAGAAGTTGTGGACCGAATAGCGGTAGGTGCCTGCCCGTCGGGCCGTCAGCGTGATCGTTTCGGGTCCGAATGACGATGTGTCGTCCACGTCGAGCGCAGCATTGGGCAATCCTGTCAGGCTGCCGCGGGAAGCGTAGTAGATATGGAAGCGACTGGTGCCATTGGCTGGTCCGGTGAGGTGGGAATCGAGATCAGACGGCGCGCTGCCCCAAGTGAGCACAACGCGGACTTCGTTTTCGGCGAGCACCGGTGAGGCCGAGAAGTTTTGTTGGGCGATATTCTCACCGCCGACGGCGGCGCAGACGAACCGAGCCGTAACAAAACCCGAGGCGAGCACTTCGCAGGTGTAGGTTCCACTGGGCAAAGCGACCGAAAAGCTGCCGTCAAACGCGGTGGTGGTGGTGGCGAGCGCCGCTCCACTGGTCGCGCCGACACCGGCGCGGAAGGTCAGCGTGGCGCCGCTGAGGTTTTGACCATTCAGTGCATTGGTGATCGCGCCCGAGACGGTGCCGTTGCCCGCGCGGTTGGGGGCGAACAGGATGGTATCCACCTGCACGGTCGAGTTGGCGGCGACCTCAGCGGTCATGGACGTCGAAGCGTAGCCGGCGCGCGAGATGGTGGCGAGAGCGGTGCCGGCGTTGAGCGTCACGCTGTATTCGCCGGCCGCATCGGTGACGGTGGAGGCAATGGGGGAATTGGCCGACCCGAAGAAGGTCACGGTGGTGTTGGGCAACAATTCGCCACTCAGGCCGTCGCGAATCGCGCCGCGCACGACGCCGGTCTGGGCCGAGACCACGTAGGGAATCTCGTAGACCTCGATCAGGGCCTGGCCGATGGCACCCTGACTGCCGTTCACCGCGACGGTGTAAGCCCCGGGACTCAACGTGGTGACCAAGGCGGCATCGGGGGAATTGGCGGACAAGGCAAATGCGCCACTCACCGAGGCGGCGGCGGTGAGGGCGGCGGCCTCGTTCGCGTTGTCGTCCCAATCGTCGTTTTGCCCGATGACGTTGGGACCCTGATACAGGGTGAGCATCGGGTTGGCGTTGACGTTGGGCACGCCGAACTGAATCAGACCGGGCCCGACGGCGCGGACCATGATCGAGCGGGGGCTGTCCCCGGTGATCACGAAACCCACCACGAACGTGGAGGAACCGATCTGGGCGTTGACGGACAAGTTGACCAACTGAGCGAAGCCGAGCAGCGGGCTCAACGTAAGTGCCGCGCAGAGTAGCAAACGGGCGCGCATCCGGGAGAACGAGAAGAGAAACGAGTGCATGAGACGATGGGTTGGGAGGAAAACCGGAGCGCGCTTGAAAGCGGCTCCTGGGGTCCAAACGCAGATTCTCCGTCAATCCAGACAGCTAGTTTTCTCTAAAATGCGGCCGGTGTGCGCCGGGCCTGCTTGCCCTGCCAGCTTCCGAAACCCGTCCCGATTCTGAGTTACAGTCTCGCCTGCGCCCACGCCAACACGCCCTGACAACCGTCTTCGAGCAGGTCGAGGACGTGTTCGAATCCTTGCGGCCCACCGTAGTAGGGATCGGGGACTGCGGTCTCTGAATGATGTTCGCAGAACGAACAAAAAGACTGCACGCGGGCGCGCTGCTCGTCGGTGGAGGCGAGGGCGAGCACGCCGCGATGGTTGTCTTCGTCCATCGTCAGGATGAGGTCAAACGCGTCGAGGTCGGCGGCCACCACTTGGCGGGCGCGACTGGTGAGATCGTAACGGCGTCGCGCGGCGGCGGCCCGCATGCGGGAGTCGGCCCGATCGCCGGCGTGCATGCCGATCGTGCCGGCGGAATCGATGCCGATGCGCTCAGCCAAACCCGCCTCGGTCACCAGCTTGGTCAGCACGCCTTCACCGGCCGGCGAACGGCAAATGTTACCCATGCAGACGAAGAGGATGCGGAGAGGGCGGGCGGACATCGGTAGCGCTCAGGCTTTTTTGACGAAGCAGGATTTGAGGGCCATGGCGATGCCATCGACGCGGCAATCAATGTCATGATCGCCGTCGACCAAGCGGATGTTTTTGCCCTTGGCTCCACCTTTGAGGACCTGGGTCGAGCCGCGTAGTTTGAGGTCTTTAATGAGGACAACGTCGTCGCCGTCGGCCAG is from Synoicihabitans lomoniglobus and encodes:
- a CDS encoding DUF2911 domain-containing protein — encoded protein: MKLPAALRFTSLFATGLALLSITVSAQEPLNFPAPSPTAKVAQTVGLTEVEIVYARPAMRGRKIFGALVPYDAIWRTGANQSSKISFSGPVVFGGVEVPGGTYALYTVPGSSKWEVILSRNTELWGSYGYVPDQEVARIEAKPIKTAESVESLTLSIDGVDADAATLNIAWERVRVSVPISADTQPVLIPQIEAVMASDAEKKPYFAAAMYLYSKGVMLDQAAEWIGIAAAQQPDAFWLTYRQGLVLEAAGDKVGAIAAAEKSLAKAQTQEGEIKAEYTRLNEQLLARLQQ
- a CDS encoding PIG-L family deacetylase; the encoded protein is MFTPLAVLGTMTQAQTAPPSAGVILEDLERLRETARVLYVAAHPDDENTRLIAYLANGRHYQTAYLSLTRGDGGQNLIGPELRDALGVIRTQELLAARRIDGGRQFFSRANDFGYSKSADEALSVWDRQEVLADTVRVIREFRPDVIVTRFSPTRGGTHGHHTGSAVMAVEAFALAGDPQAFADELGHLEPWQPQRVVWNAWSWGGAVHEGALTMEVGGYDAVRGESFGEIAARSRSQHRSQGFGSVGSRGNAAEQFVHLVGDEATTDLMDGVTDTWTRYPGGDAIAMALDAILHGFDPRHPGQSVSALLAVKKALTALPPNDVFVAEKHAQLDQVLAACLGLYAEATVENARVAPGEPLKLTHAVVWRQATPVAVTWQSVRYLADDETVPVGRVLQLNENETLEVTRNLPVDTALTHPYWLELPSTAGMAQVANASLIGTPENEPAYAMVYTFEVGGETLAVPVAPVQVTRDRVRGELRDTLQVIAPVAVSFTQHLEHFKPGETRTITVQATSARAHVEGVLSLDLPTGWTATPLRQEFALSAVGDRTEAAFAVTAPEGTTSVKLGVHAIVGGRRFDRDPQVVAYDHIPVQMLQPTATLTAMSFDLKIRGDRVGFLPGAGDTTAEALTLMGYDVTVLTEADLTADGLAGWDAVVLGIRAFNTRAELADHRAALWDYVKAGGNVIVQYNTNGGLPDGSLGPYPLSISRDRVTDETAAVTLLDPAHPAMTGPNRITAADFDGWVQERGLYFPNEWDAAYTPLLSMADPDEAATQGSLLVAKHGDGYFVYTGLSFFRELPAGVPGAYRLLANLVSLE
- a CDS encoding rhomboid family intramembrane serine protease, giving the protein MTRDDQPPLDAANLTDDEAPDDRIVVGRYASHPAAQERSLVALAMGEACWLEPDPEAVRPGGQILLVAPASAAIVREQLARFERESAYWPPRAPVEPTPDNPHRGLFPPLLWGLAIVWVYRMQQIAPGITDWGMLDARAVWHSGELWRPFTALFLHADIGHMVSNLISGWFILRTWFCLEPLWSAWARLLGSSVLANALVAIIALSGGHHSIGASTTVFAGLGLLTGRALRRRGQPGRWRPLLIPAAAGLAILGLYGAGDAQTDVLAHVAGFGCGTAIAALIKRP
- a CDS encoding FG-GAP-like repeat-containing protein, encoding MKYFGFTALSLGFTLLGSVQAATDAPLSEFGLSFVPDYTFEGSSLSGWRAWGDADWQASDGEVLGQGGPKGGWLVFERGLQDVGIHAKFKATVGTQVGVLLRIEPVDAGYRGVLLELAGEEIASFSVVLDNDGNEINREELRYAGGIMYRMAPPPDESGRHRNRPRAEPPADLPVTAPDTSYRVDDWNQIETFLETNVIRSFLNDGREVGGAVGGDAALTGFGPIALRVGGTGEVRFKDVMVKDIAFRQTPAETTSPQFEVQRVSEFYYSWGSAAADFNRDGHIDVVAGPYVYYGPEFTDFREIYVAVAKGPSQEFVADNHQFAHDVNGDGWPDVISGWTNPAVYLNPQGESRRWAKYNPIPRTQSETTLFTDIDGDGRPELVYASGQQFRYAKPDASESWTEINISEAGYALSHGIGTGDINGDGRVDILGATGWWEQPESLNPDKTWAYHPVAFGRYGNRSGNIGGSVMAVYDANGDGLNDVVTSLNAHGFGLAWYEQQREADGAITFVRHMISDDYSQPSAGGVTFSQAHAATSADLDGDGMMEFIIGKRAFTHLDNLYDPDAYGPPVLYAYRAVRNTDAPGGAEFVPELIHNRSGVGSQITALDLNDDGAVDLLTSNNRGTFIFWNKRAAK
- a CDS encoding carboxypeptidase regulatory-like domain-containing protein encodes the protein MHSFLFSFSRMRARLLLCAALTLSPLLGFAQLVNLSVNAQIGSSTFVVGFVITGDSPRSIMVRAVGPGLIQFGVPNVNANPMLTLYQGPNVIGQNDDWDDNANEAAALTAAASVSGAFALSANSPDAALVTTLSPGAYTVAVNGSQGAIGQALIEVYEIPYVVSAQTGVVRGAIRDGLSGELLPNTTVTFFGSANSPIASTVTDAAGEYSVTLNAGTALATISRAGYASTSMTAEVAANSTVQVDTILFAPNRAGNGTVSGAITNALNGQNLSGATLTFRAGVGATSGAALATTTTAFDGSFSVALPSGTYTCEVLASGFVTARFVCAAVGGENIAQQNFSASPVLAENEVRVVLTWGSAPSDLDSHLTGPANGTSRFHIYYASRGSLTGLPNAALDVDDTSSFGPETITLTARRAGTYRYSVHNFSALSSTTSTVMSNNSDALVRVFAGSGEVGRFRVPTGQVGNLWTVFEMDGTTGLITPVNTLSNQSSPGAVTSHATDSTDAALMRDLPPKVPHNN
- a CDS encoding low molecular weight protein-tyrosine-phosphatase — encoded protein: MSARPLRILFVCMGNICRSPAGEGVLTKLVTEAGLAERIGIDSAGTIGMHAGDRADSRMRAAAARRRYDLTSRARQVVAADLDAFDLILTMDEDNHRGVLALASTDEQRARVQSFCSFCEHHSETAVPDPYYGGPQGFEHVLDLLEDGCQGVLAWAQARL
- a CDS encoding zinc ribbon domain-containing protein YjdM — its product is MSDPTTCPVCTVDDILPHADHWECVTCGHEWPRAAEAETARVVKDAHGTVLADGDDVVLIKDLKLRGSTQVLKGGAKGKNIRLVDGDHDIDCRVDGIAMALKSCFVKKA